In Lepus europaeus isolate LE1 chromosome 9, mLepTim1.pri, whole genome shotgun sequence, the following are encoded in one genomic region:
- the LOC133766207 gene encoding vomeronasal type-1 receptor 90-like — translation MEEGEMPLVIASPGANSSIHTLGEESRNKADQLVRKLHRVFQVTRVKNIITIKTSSTISIETIMCQNYFCVWYIRSIFIHTGISSIQATLLSRVQRYCSIRPKMNKNNKLSSVINIRYIFFSEVSVGMSANAFLLLFYLFQFFYKHRPKSTDLPIGLLAPVHLTMLLIMGFMATDMFVSRGFWDDITCQSFIYIYRLMRVLSLCTTCLLSISQAITLSPSSSCLAKFKLYLAPHQQLCSLLSLWVFSMFFSAHYSYSAVHFSNVSSGSLLFLSESCTIVPMGYYVWQLFSILGIFRDASLLGLMALSSGYMVILLCRHKRRSQHLHSTSLSPRASPEQRATRTILLLMSVFVFMYLLECTVSSSRVMWNNDPVFRCVQMMVANGFATISPLLLISTEKRIIDFFESIQGKKTRIKLFSIG, via the exons ATGGAAGAAGGTGAAATGCCACTTGTGATTGCATCACCTGGTGCCAATTCCTCCATCCACACCCTGGGGGAGGAGA GCAGGAACAAAGCTGACCAATTAGTGAGAAAACTGCATAGGGTTTTCCAAGTCACACGTGTGAAGAACATCATAACAATAAAAACATCATCAACCATTTCTATCGAGACCATCATGTGCCAGAACTACTTCTGTGTTTGGTACATACGCTCTATCTTTATTCACACAGGAATCTCTAGCATCCAGGCAACATTACTGTCCAGAGTTCAGAG ATACTGCTCTATTCGTCCtaagatgaataaaaataacaaactttCCAGTGTTATAAATATCAGATACATCTTCTTCTCTGAAGTCAGTGTTGGGATGTCAGCAAATgctttcctccttcttttctacCTCTTTCAGTTCTTTTACAAGCACAGACCCAAGTCCACAGACCTGCCCATTGGTCTCTTGGCCCCAGTTCACCTAACGATGCTGCTAATCATGGGGTTCATGGCTACAGACATGTTTGTGTCTCGAGGTTTCTGGGATGACATCACATGTCaatcatttatttacatataccGGTTGATGCGAGTCCTCTCCCTGTGCACCACCTGCCTGCTCAGTATCAGCCAGGCCATCACCCTCAGCCCCAGCAGCTCCTGTTTGGCAAAGTTCAAACTATACCTAGCCCCACATCAGCAGCTGTGCTCCCTCCTATCCCTATGGGTCTTCTCTATGTTCTTTAGTGCTCACTACTCCTACTCTGCTGTTCATTTCTCCAATGTGAGCTCAGGCAGTCTTCTATTTCTCAGTGAATCCTGCACTATTGTGCCCATGGGTTACTATGTCTGGCAGTTATTTTCTATCCTGGGCATCTTCCGAGATGCCTCCCTCTTAGGGCTCATGGCCCTCTCAAGTGGGTACATGGTGATCCTCCTGTGCAGGCACAAGAGGCGGTCCCAGCAccttcacagcaccagcctttctCCAAGAGCCTCCCCAGAACAAAGGGCCACCCGCACCATTCTACTGCTCATGAGCGTCTTTGTGTTCATGTACTTGTTGGAATGCACTGTCTCCTCCTCAAGAGTGATGTGGAACAACGACCCGGTGTTTCGCTGTGTCCAGATGATGGTGGCCAACGGCTTTGCCACAATCAGTCCTTTGCTGCTAATCAGCACTGAAAAACGTATAATAGACTTTTTTGAATCCATACAGGGGAAGAAAACAAGGATTAAATTAT